In Phaeobacter porticola, one DNA window encodes the following:
- a CDS encoding tetratricopeptide repeat protein has protein sequence MMTLGWGLPSRLCRLITATLALALVAACMSSGGKPDPKDPLGGPALPGVDPRGTAESGLIVGHRLMAAAEYELALDAFTRAALEDGLSAEVLSGLGTANLGLGRLGQAETHLRRAVERDPDWPAAMNNLGVVLMERQKYPEAEQILRRAFALDNGESDAIRENFRLALAKLDQSTHSDPQQKGYALVQRGGGSYLIRTSR, from the coding sequence ATGATGACATTGGGTTGGGGCCTCCCCTCCCGTCTCTGTCGACTGATCACCGCCACCCTCGCGCTTGCGTTGGTGGCGGCTTGCATGTCGTCGGGCGGCAAACCGGATCCGAAGGATCCTCTGGGCGGTCCGGCCTTGCCCGGTGTCGATCCCCGTGGAACCGCCGAAAGCGGCCTCATTGTCGGCCACCGGCTGATGGCCGCGGCGGAATATGAGCTGGCGCTGGATGCCTTCACCCGTGCCGCACTAGAGGACGGGCTGAGCGCCGAGGTGCTCTCTGGGCTGGGCACCGCCAATCTGGGACTGGGGCGTCTGGGGCAGGCCGAAACCCATCTGCGCCGCGCGGTGGAGCGTGACCCCGACTGGCCAGCCGCGATGAACAACCTCGGCGTGGTGCTGATGGAACGGCAGAAATACCCCGAGGCTGAGCAGATCCTGCGCCGCGCCTTCGCGCTTGATAATGGCGAAAGTGACGCAATCCGCGAAAATTTCCGCCTTGCCCTCGCAAAACTTGACCAGAGCACGCATAGTGATCCGCAACAAAAAGGCTACGCATTGGTGCAACGCGGCGGGGGCAGTTACCTGATTCGCACGTCCCGGTGA
- a CDS encoding type II secretion system F family protein translates to MQLSAEPIIYGLIFIGVLVLVEGLYLVTFGKSISLNSRVNRRLEMMDKGGNREQVLEQLRKEMRQHMSTKSIPLYSLLAERAQKAAIAFSPRQLILIMGGVAAIAFVGLSVGTSAELPLRLLASVIIGVGAVFFWVNKKAAKRMAMIEEQLPDAVELMVRSLRVGHPFSSAVQIVANEVEDPLATEFGVIADESAYGRDVGEALKEMAERLDMQDMRFLAVAVTIQQQSGGNLAEVLAGLAKVIRARFRLFRRVKAITAEAQWSGKFLSGFPLFCLGGILAKDPGYYDSVIDHPWFIPACFVVGAMLTVNLFVMRMLTNIKV, encoded by the coding sequence ATGCAACTGAGTGCAGAACCAATCATCTATGGTCTGATCTTCATCGGCGTCTTGGTGCTGGTCGAAGGTCTCTATCTGGTGACATTTGGCAAATCCATCAGCCTCAACAGCCGCGTCAACCGCCGCCTGGAGATGATGGACAAAGGCGGCAATCGCGAACAGGTGCTGGAACAGCTGCGCAAGGAAATGCGCCAGCACATGAGCACCAAGTCGATCCCGCTCTATTCTCTTCTGGCCGAACGCGCGCAGAAGGCCGCCATCGCCTTCTCACCGCGCCAGCTGATCCTGATCATGGGCGGCGTCGCCGCCATCGCCTTCGTTGGCCTCAGCGTTGGCACCAGCGCCGAACTGCCGCTGCGCCTGCTGGCCTCGGTGATCATCGGCGTCGGTGCCGTGTTCTTTTGGGTCAACAAAAAAGCCGCCAAACGCATGGCCATGATCGAAGAACAGCTGCCCGATGCGGTCGAACTGATGGTGCGCTCCCTGCGCGTCGGCCATCCGTTTTCCTCCGCCGTGCAGATCGTCGCCAATGAGGTCGAGGATCCGCTGGCCACCGAATTTGGCGTCATCGCCGACGAAAGCGCTTATGGCCGCGATGTGGGCGAGGCGCTGAAAGAAATGGCCGAACGGCTGGACATGCAGGACATGCGCTTCCTCGCCGTCGCGGTGACCATCCAGCAGCAATCGGGCGGTAACCTCGCCGAGGTGCTGGCCGGTCTGGCCAAGGTGATCCGCGCCCGCTTCCGCCTGTTCCGCCGTGTAAAGGCCATCACCGCCGAGGCGCAGTGGTCCGGCAAGTTCCTTTCCGGCTTTCCGCTGTTCTGTCTGGGCGGCATTCTGGCCAAGGATCCCGGCTATTATGACAGCGTGATAGACCATCCCTGGTTCATCCCCGCCTGCTTTGTTGTCGGCGCCATGCTGACCGTCAATCTCTTTGTCATGCGCATGCTGACAAACATCAAGGTGTGA
- a CDS encoding tetratricopeptide repeat protein, with product MRQQIFVSACLVGGLVLSACAKDDTEAVDRAFQEVNVVDESNLNDVMLTVADPNEAVTYFQRTVKSAPERIDLNRGLALSLIRAKRNTEAVTAWKKVVSLPEATDADRVELADALIRTSNWDEAKATLDKVPPTHETFKRYRLEAMVADSEQNWKRSDSFYQTAVGLTTQPARVMNNWGYSKLTRGDYAEAERLFGDAIRQDQSLFTAKNNLVLARGAQRNYTLPVIPMDQSERAQLLHTLALSAVKQGDVQTGESLLRQAISTHPQHFDAAARALAALENG from the coding sequence ATGCGCCAGCAGATTTTCGTATCCGCATGTCTGGTCGGTGGGCTTGTCCTGTCGGCCTGCGCCAAGGACGACACCGAAGCCGTGGACCGCGCCTTTCAGGAGGTGAACGTGGTCGACGAGAGTAATCTCAACGATGTGATGCTGACGGTTGCCGACCCGAATGAGGCCGTCACCTATTTCCAGCGCACCGTAAAATCCGCCCCCGAGCGGATCGACCTCAACCGCGGACTGGCGCTCTCGCTGATCCGCGCCAAGCGCAACACCGAGGCGGTCACCGCCTGGAAAAAGGTCGTCTCCCTCCCCGAGGCCACCGATGCTGACCGCGTCGAACTGGCCGATGCGCTGATCCGCACCAGCAATTGGGACGAGGCCAAGGCTACGCTCGACAAGGTGCCGCCCACCCACGAGACCTTCAAACGCTATCGGCTGGAGGCGATGGTGGCCGATTCCGAGCAGAATTGGAAACGCTCCGACAGCTTTTACCAGACCGCTGTTGGCCTCACCACGCAGCCCGCCCGCGTGATGAACAACTGGGGTTACTCCAAACTGACCCGTGGCGATTATGCCGAGGCCGAGCGCCTGTTCGGCGACGCCATCCGTCAGGATCAATCACTGTTCACCGCCAAGAACAATCTGGTGCTGGCCCGTGGCGCACAGCGCAACTACACCCTGCCGGTGATCCCGATGGACCAAAGCGAACGCGCCCAGCTGTTGCACACGCTGGCGCTATCAGCTGTGAAACAGGGCGACGTCCAGACCGGCGAAAGCCTGCTGCGTCAGGCGATCTCTACCCATCCGCAGCATTTCGATGCCGCCGCCCGCGCGCTTGCTGCGCTGGAAAACGGCTAA
- a CDS encoding type II secretion system F family protein has translation MTSLSDINDLLVTHLGPFGPLLVVGLIGLFMILLAIPLLLNQPEDPLKKLQKSMSASTQTKPKKERLRQADRNEQLQKFASFLEPQDAAELSKMELKLRQAGYQSKDSVRFFHFAQFALGLIGLALGLFYVYVLNADMEYDSQQMVIRIIGPGAAAYMLPKYWITRRIEERKQEITSGFPDALDMMLVCVEAGQSLDQAIVRVAKELHASYPALAEEFDVVAQEMKAGKDKDKVMRDMGTRCGVQDVSSFVTVMIQSATFGTSIAEALRVYAGEMRDKRVMRAEEAANKLPTKMTLATMTLTVPPLLIILVGPSAQGIANLGNMSK, from the coding sequence ATGACATCCCTAAGCGATATCAATGACCTGCTAGTGACACACCTCGGCCCCTTCGGCCCGCTTCTGGTGGTTGGGCTGATCGGCCTCTTCATGATCCTGCTGGCGATCCCGCTGCTGCTGAACCAGCCTGAGGATCCGCTGAAAAAGCTGCAAAAAAGCATGTCGGCCAGCACCCAGACCAAACCCAAAAAGGAACGCCTGCGGCAGGCCGATCGCAACGAACAGCTGCAAAAATTCGCCTCCTTTCTGGAACCACAGGACGCCGCCGAACTCTCCAAGATGGAGCTGAAACTGCGTCAGGCCGGCTACCAGTCCAAGGATTCGGTGCGCTTCTTCCACTTTGCCCAGTTCGCGCTGGGGCTGATCGGTCTCGCCTTGGGCCTGTTCTATGTCTACGTGCTGAATGCGGACATGGAGTATGACAGCCAGCAGATGGTGATCCGCATCATCGGCCCCGGTGCCGCCGCCTATATGCTGCCGAAATACTGGATCACCCGCCGCATCGAAGAGCGCAAACAAGAGATCACCTCCGGTTTCCCCGATGCGCTCGACATGATGCTGGTCTGTGTTGAGGCAGGCCAGTCGCTGGATCAGGCCATCGTGCGCGTCGCCAAGGAACTCCATGCCTCCTACCCTGCTCTGGCGGAGGAATTCGACGTTGTCGCCCAGGAGATGAAAGCCGGTAAGGACAAAGACAAGGTCATGCGCGACATGGGCACCCGTTGCGGCGTGCAGGATGTGTCATCCTTTGTCACCGTGATGATCCAATCGGCCACCTTCGGCACCTCGATTGCTGAGGCACTGCGGGTCTATGCTGGCGAAATGCGGGACAAACGGGTGATGCGCGCCGAAGAGGCCGCAAACAAGTTGCCAACCAAAATGACCCTTGCCACAATGACCCTTACGGTGCCGCCGCTGCTGATCATTCTGGTCGGACCTTCGGCGCAGGGCATCGCCAATCTGGGCAATATGAGCAAATAA
- a CDS encoding A24 family peptidase, translated as MLISAHVALWFLPFVVPLCCVVALNDLRHMRIPNWTMDLLGAIFVIVGPFLMSWTDYGWQLLHLPIGIGLGFLCYSAGMVGAGDAKFAGAAAPFVVFGDLSVVVIIFSAMLLAGFLTHRIAKYTPLRRLAPHWKSWDVGSKFPMGLCLGGTLVFYLVLGSQLGQTAPV; from the coding sequence ATGTTGATCTCGGCCCATGTCGCCCTGTGGTTTCTGCCCTTCGTTGTGCCCCTCTGCTGTGTGGTCGCGCTCAATGACCTGCGCCATATGCGAATCCCCAACTGGACGATGGATCTTCTCGGTGCGATCTTTGTGATTGTCGGCCCCTTCCTGATGAGCTGGACGGACTATGGCTGGCAGTTGCTGCATCTGCCCATCGGCATCGGCCTTGGTTTCCTGTGCTACAGCGCGGGCATGGTCGGGGCGGGGGACGCCAAATTTGCCGGTGCCGCAGCCCCCTTTGTGGTCTTTGGCGATCTTTCCGTGGTGGTGATCATCTTCTCCGCCATGCTGCTGGCTGGGTTCCTGACGCATCGTATTGCCAAATACACCCCCCTGCGCCGTCTCGCCCCCCATTGGAAGAGCTGGGATGTTGGCAGCAAATTCCCGATGGGCCTCTGCCTTGGCGGCACCTTGGTATTCTATCTGGTCCTGGGCAGCCAGCTGGGCCAGACCGCCCCCGTCTGA